A genome region from Solanum pennellii chromosome 12, SPENNV200 includes the following:
- the LOC107005394 gene encoding H/ACA ribonucleoprotein complex subunit 2-like protein: protein MGSDSEVEKSGQKEKKKVLSLAPIAKPLAGKKLNKRIFKLVRRAAEKKCLKRGVKEVVKSIRRGQKGVCIIAGNISPIDVITHVPILCEDAEIPYIYVSSKEDLANAGATKRPTCCVLVQTKPAKGELSQEDQEKLKTDYDQVVSEVGEMASSMF from the exons ATGGGTAGCGATAGCGAAGTAGAGAAGAGTGGacaaaaggagaagaagaaggtgCTTTCTTTAGCTCCTATTGCTAAACCTCTTGCTGGAAAAAAACTCAACAAACGCATCTTCAAACTTGTTAGGCGAG CTGCTGAGAAAAAATGCTTGAAGAGGGGCGTTAAAGAGGTGGTGAAGAGTATTCGACGAGGTCAAAAAGG AGTGTGTATCATAGCTGGAAATATATCTCCTATAGATGTCATCACTCATGTTCCAATCCTGTGTGAGGATGCTGAAATACCATATATCTACGTTTCCTCAAAAGAA GATCTTGCGAATGCTGGAGCCACCAAGAGACCAACCTGCTGTGTTTTGGTGCAAACAAAGCCTGCCAAGGGAGAACTTAGCCAGGAGGATCAAGAGAAACTGAAAACAGATTATGATCAAGTTGTATCAGAAGTTGGTGAAATGGCATCCTCGATGTTCTGA